The Pseudomonas sp. R4-35-07 genome contains a region encoding:
- the tssB gene encoding type VI secretion system contractile sheath small subunit, which produces MAKDGSVAPKERINITFKPALGGAQEDVELPLKLLVLGDFSQRDDPRKLEDRKPIGIDKNSLDEVLAKQALNLTLSVPNRLQDDAEVEELAVQVRINSMKDFNPASLVEQIPQLQKLMVLREALVALKGPLGNTPSFRKAIEQALADDDSRARVLAELGLSSPDAEPLQ; this is translated from the coding sequence ATGGCCAAAGACGGTTCGGTAGCACCCAAGGAACGTATCAATATCACCTTCAAACCCGCGCTTGGTGGTGCACAGGAGGACGTCGAGCTGCCGTTGAAACTGTTGGTGCTGGGAGATTTTTCCCAGCGCGACGACCCGCGCAAGCTTGAGGATCGCAAGCCTATCGGGATCGACAAGAACAGCCTCGACGAGGTGTTGGCCAAACAGGCCCTGAATTTGACATTGAGCGTGCCCAATCGCCTTCAGGATGACGCAGAGGTTGAAGAACTGGCGGTCCAGGTGCGGATCAACTCGATGAAGGACTTCAACCCCGCCAGCCTGGTCGAGCAAATACCGCAGTTGCAAAAGCTGATGGTGCTGCGCGAGGCATTGGTGGCACTCAAGGGCCCGCTGGGCAACACCCCGAGCTTTCGTAAAGCCATTGAGCAGGCCCTGGCCGATGACGACTCCCGTGCTCGGGTGCTGGCCGAGCTGGGGCTGAGCAGCCCTGATGCCGAACCTCTTCAGTAA